In the genome of Cyprinus carpio isolate SPL01 unplaced genomic scaffold, ASM1834038v1 S000006809, whole genome shotgun sequence, one region contains:
- the LOC109094280 gene encoding zinc finger protein draculin-like, with the protein MADPDPCGIKQEDTEEKIDLIEENKEIEGLTEVEEKHHVKTEETTSSPSLKRRDEICFTCPQCEKIFSCKQNLDIHIKFHFEGFSEDLKDHLKVYTKEKPYVCNLCGKSFSLMNAFKLHQIRHSGVKDHACSECGKTFFTDGALKVHLIVHTTETPYKCSHCDKRFKRSIYMKRHERIHTGEKPYTCAQCGKSFRLKGILNDHMKIHTGEKSHTCDQCGKSFAQKGNLKEHMKIHTGLKPHTCDQCGKSFRLKGLLNDHMNIHTGEKPHTCDQCGKTFAQKANISKHMKVHTGEKLHTCDQCGKSFSQKGNLKEHIKIHTGEKLHTCDQCGKSFRHKGNLKKHMKSHIGEKPHTCDQHGKSLSCKINLLTHSKERRYNSDQCSTKKVRADFLKDHLKVEKPYICDLCRKSFSQMGALKRHQKRHSGVKDHACSKCGKTFFTDSDLKVHKTVHTTETPYKCSHCDKRFKRKENLKIHEMIHTGEKTHKHFIKIFARNGNLHKHMKIHTGEKPHTCDNVQCGKSFTQKALLNVHMTIHTGVKPYTCDQCGKSFRISSVFKMHLRTHSNERLYNCDQCGKHFFRTSALNRHLKVHTKEKPHECSVCGKSFSERDALKIHQKRHSGVKDHICCECGKAFFTDAEVKMHQRIHTTETPYKCSHCDKTFKRLVYLKVHKRIHTGEKPYHCHSCAKSFTQLSSLICHKKKMHI; encoded by the exons ATGGCTGATCCAGATCCCTGCGGAATAAAACAGGAagacactgaagaaaaaatag aTCTGATAGAAGAGAACAAGGAGATTGAAGGACTGACTGAAGTGGAAGAGAAACATCATGTAAAAACTGAAGAGACAACCTCAAGTCCCTCATTGAAAAGAAGAGATGAAATATGTTTCACTtgccctcagtgtgaaaagattttCTCATGCAAGCAAAATCTTGATATTCacataaaatttcattttgaagGATTTTCAGAAGACCTGAAGGACCACCTGAAAGTTTATACAAAGGAGAAGCCTTATGTATGTAAtttatgtggaaagagttttagtctgatgaatgcatttaaactgcaCCAGATCAGACACAGCGGTGTAAAGGATCATGCTTGCTCTGAATGTGGGAAGACTTTTTTTACAGATGGAGCACTGAAAGTACACCTGATAGTTCACACTACAGAAacaccttacaagtgttcacactgtgacaaaagATTCAAACGGTCAATATATATGAAAAGGCATgagagaatccacactggagagaagccgtacacATGTGCTCAATGTGGGAAGAGCTTCAGACTAAAAGGAATCCTTAATGATCACATGAAAATCCATACTGGAGAGAAGTCtcacacatgtgatcaatgtggaaaaagttttgcACAGAAAGGAAATCTTAAAgaacacatgaaaatccacaccgGACTGaagccacacacatgtgatcagtgtgggaagagtttcagacTAAAAGGACTTCTTAATGATCACATGAatatccacactggagagaagccgcatacatgtgatcagtgtggaaagactttCGCACAAAAAGCAAACATTAGCAAACACATGAAAGTGCACACTGGAGAAAAGCtgcacacatgtgatcaatgtggaaagagtttttcacaaaaaggaaaccttaaagagcacattaaaatccacactggagagaagttgcacacatgtgatcagtgtgggaagagtttcagacataaaggaaaccttaaaaaacacatgaaaagccATATTGGGGAGaagccacacacatgtgatcagcaTGGGAAGAGTTTGAGTTGTAAAATAAACCTGCTTACTCATTCTAAAGAAAGACGATATAACTCTGACCAGTGCAGTACAAAAAAAGTCAGGGCAGATTTCCTGAAGGACCACCTGAAAGTTGAGAAGCCTTACATATGTGATTTATGTAGAAAGAGTTTTAGTCAGATGGGTGCATTAAAAAGACACCAGAAAAGACACAGCGGTGTGAAGGATCATGCTTGCTCTAAGTGTGGGAAGACTTTTTTTACAGATAGTGACCTGAAAGTGCACAAGACAGTTCACACTACAGAAacaccttacaagtgttcacactgtgacaagagattcaaacggaaagaaaatctaaaaatacatgagatgatccacactggagagaa aacacataaacattttatcaaaattTTTGCACGAAATGGAAATCTTCACaaacacatgaaaatccacaccggagagaagccgcACACTTGTGATAATGtgcagtgtgggaagagtttcacacaaaaagcACTCCTTAATGTTCACATGACCATCCACACTGGAGTGAagccgtacacatgtgatcaatgtggaaagagtttcagaatatcaagtgtttttaaaatgcatctgcgTACTCATTCTAATGAAAGACTCTATAACTGTGACCAGTGTGGTAAACATTTCTTTAGGACAAGTGCCCTAAACAGGCATCTaaaagttcatacaaaggagaagcctCACGAGTGTTctgtgtgtggaaagagttttagtgAGCGGGATGCTTTAAAAATACATCAGAAAAGACACAGCGGTGTGAAGGATCATATTTGCTGTGAGTGTGGGAaggctttttttacagatgcTGAAGTGAAAATGCACCAGAGAATTCACACTACAGAAacaccttacaagtgttcacactgtgacaagacaTTTAAACGGTTAGTATATCTTAAAGTACacaagaggatccacactggagagaagccgtatcACTGCCATTCATGTGCCAAGAGTTTCACTCAGTTATCTTCTCTAATCTGTCataagaaaaagatgcacatcTGA